From the Alkalibacter rhizosphaerae genome, one window contains:
- a CDS encoding aryl-sulfate sulfotransferase — MIRKKTGSILLIMTLLFGLFGLAGCKAPADEEPVNEDLQIQQEIMESNRKADQDLWQEINKGDHTFQDPYIAPDPFGVSPLTGVVGFKNTEPVGVMVTIPGDVPTDSVTYELAAAKEHMVPIIGLYPNRINTVTLSLIDANGTTLDEKEIEFETTALPETLENAVEITHAEAEPIPGLTLVSGGFMRHPYMYDTSGMIRWYLEVETDAHGYFPAENGRFFLIGGYGSIPTETRDYARFVFDMDYLGRLHKVYDIPGGIHHEIVEKEPGGNLLILGNSLEGHVEDTIAEVHRETGEIVREINFADYISGTKYNERYDWAHINSLSYDRSDGTMILSPRDVSSVVKIDWDKEEILWILSDPEMWEGTAYESYVLQPVGDTMWHYEQHAAFEIHSDIDNDPDTLDLMLFDNRTIRNELNDVPIKGDENRSSITQYAIDEEAKTVVQVRRFPNSHAIITSNFELYPEKDRLLANHGSVRPNADSPLSDMYGEIFEYEYSTGKLLHSVRLRYGFYRAHRITLDGNASARPMEN; from the coding sequence GTGATCAGAAAAAAAACAGGCAGCATCTTGCTGATAATGACACTTTTATTTGGACTTTTTGGACTGGCTGGATGCAAAGCGCCAGCCGATGAAGAACCTGTGAACGAAGATCTGCAGATCCAACAGGAGATCATGGAATCAAATCGGAAAGCGGATCAGGATCTGTGGCAAGAGATCAATAAAGGAGATCATACTTTTCAGGATCCATATATTGCACCGGATCCATTTGGCGTATCTCCCTTGACGGGGGTGGTCGGATTTAAAAATACGGAACCTGTCGGCGTGATGGTGACCATACCAGGCGACGTGCCTACTGACTCCGTCACTTATGAGTTGGCCGCTGCCAAGGAACATATGGTGCCCATCATTGGATTGTACCCCAACAGGATCAACACGGTCACCCTTTCACTGATCGATGCCAATGGTACTACCCTGGACGAAAAAGAAATCGAATTTGAAACGACGGCATTGCCGGAGACCCTTGAAAATGCCGTAGAAATCACACATGCAGAAGCTGAACCGATCCCCGGTCTCACCCTGGTATCCGGAGGGTTCATGCGACATCCCTACATGTATGACACCTCCGGAATGATCCGATGGTATCTGGAAGTGGAAACCGACGCCCATGGATATTTCCCGGCAGAAAACGGCCGCTTCTTTCTTATTGGAGGGTATGGATCCATTCCAACAGAGACCCGGGATTATGCCCGTTTCGTCTTTGACATGGACTACCTGGGTCGCTTGCACAAGGTTTATGACATCCCCGGAGGGATCCACCATGAGATCGTGGAAAAGGAACCAGGGGGTAATTTGCTTATTTTGGGCAACTCCCTGGAAGGACATGTGGAAGACACCATTGCAGAGGTCCATCGGGAAACCGGTGAAATCGTTCGGGAGATCAACTTTGCCGATTATATTTCCGGAACCAAGTACAATGAGCGCTACGACTGGGCCCATATCAATTCCCTCTCCTATGACCGTAGTGACGGCACCATGATCTTGTCTCCAAGAGATGTCTCCTCCGTCGTAAAGATCGACTGGGACAAGGAAGAGATCCTATGGATCCTGTCCGATCCGGAAATGTGGGAAGGGACTGCCTACGAATCCTATGTGCTCCAACCTGTCGGTGATACCATGTGGCACTATGAGCAGCACGCAGCTTTTGAGATCCACTCCGATATCGACAATGATCCGGACACCTTGGACTTGATGCTCTTTGACAACCGAACCATCCGAAACGAATTGAACGACGTTCCCATCAAAGGGGATGAAAACCGGTCCTCCATCACCCAGTATGCCATCGACGAGGAGGCCAAAACCGTCGTTCAAGTACGTCGCTTCCCCAACAGTCATGCCATCATCACATCCAACTTCGAGCTTTATCCAGAAAAAGACCGACTCCTAGCCAACCATGGCAGCGTACGTCCCAAT
- a CDS encoding cation diffusion facilitator family transporter, which produces MMSEDILFEKKLLKFSALGAVFFAAAGIVLGVFSGSQMILFDGLYSLSSVVLSLLSLAATNFIHKKDKRFPFGKDIVEPLWVIVKYIVLLVLVGSTGVSAFRSLFQGGREIVMGAALGYSGIGSLVCLIVYLILRKKSKNTASALVKAESTQWFVDTMLSFGVLAGFGISFLIQQFVPAWHGILPYVDPIMVVLATLYFIKIPVLEIRKAMREVLEMCPDDTVTDKINGQVALMEDKYEMNESFVRIAKVGKTLWIEIDFVVKGSTKVKTISDQDRLREELSNYIEGFSKGNWLTVSFTNARKWAV; this is translated from the coding sequence GAAGACATTCTGTTTGAAAAGAAATTATTGAAATTTTCCGCTTTAGGAGCCGTATTTTTTGCTGCAGCCGGAATCGTGTTGGGAGTTTTTTCCGGTTCCCAGATGATCCTCTTTGACGGACTTTATTCCCTTTCCAGTGTAGTGTTGTCACTATTGTCTTTGGCAGCCACCAACTTCATCCACAAAAAAGACAAACGATTCCCTTTTGGTAAAGACATCGTGGAACCCCTCTGGGTCATCGTTAAATACATCGTTCTGCTTGTCCTTGTAGGCTCCACCGGAGTTTCCGCCTTTCGATCCCTTTTTCAAGGTGGTCGAGAGATCGTCATGGGTGCGGCACTTGGATATTCCGGCATCGGCAGCCTGGTCTGTCTGATCGTATATCTGATCCTTCGAAAGAAATCTAAAAATACGGCATCGGCTTTGGTCAAAGCAGAATCTACCCAGTGGTTTGTGGATACCATGCTCAGCTTCGGTGTATTGGCCGGCTTCGGGATCTCTTTCCTGATCCAGCAATTCGTACCAGCATGGCATGGGATCCTGCCTTACGTAGACCCTATCATGGTAGTACTGGCAACCCTCTATTTCATCAAGATCCCCGTCTTGGAGATTCGAAAAGCCATGCGGGAAGTTCTTGAAATGTGTCCCGACGATACGGTCACGGACAAGATCAACGGTCAGGTGGCTTTGATGGAAGACAAATATGAAATGAACGAATCTTTTGTTCGCATCGCCAAGGTCGGCAAAACCTTATGGATCGAAATCGATTTTGTGGTAAAAGGATCCACCAAGGTAAAAACCATTTCCGACCAGGACCGGCTGCGGGAAGAGCTATCCAACTACATCGAAGGATTCAGCAAAGGTAACTGGCTGACGGTATCCTTCACCAATGCACGAAAATGGGCTGTCTGA